The proteins below come from a single Maylandia zebra isolate NMK-2024a linkage group LG23, Mzebra_GT3a, whole genome shotgun sequence genomic window:
- the desmb gene encoding desmin b produces the protein MASYSSSGQTASSYRRTFGHGTYASPSLNRSLLGHSGSGGGHVTSRVYEVTRASATPAYRVSSSYYGRPVTTSRASVGRSYAGMGETLDFSLADALNQEFLTTRTNEKAELQHLNDRFASYIEKVRFLEQQNQALVVEVERLRGREPTRIADLYEEEMSELRRQVEILTNQRSRIEVERDNLLDDLDKLKIRLQEEILQKEEAENNLAAFRADVDAATLARLDLERRIETLQEEIAFLKKIHEEEIRELQAQMQETQVQIQMDMSKPDLTAALRDIRAQYEGIAAKNIAEAEEWYKSKVSDLNQAVSKNNEALKQARQETMEFRHQIQAYTCEIDSLKGTNESLMRQMRDMEDRHGREAGNYQDSIARLEAEIANMKDEMARHLREYQDLLNVKMALDVEIATYRKLLEGEESRIALPVQTYSTLSFRETSPEQQRSSEMHSKKTVLIKTIETRDGEVVSESTQHQQDIM, from the exons ATGGCCTCCTACAGCTCCTCCGGTCAGACCGCCTCATCGTACCGCCGCACCTTCGGTCATGGCACCTACGCCTCACCATCACTCAACCGATCCCTGCTGGGCCACAGCGGCAGTGGCGGGGGTCATGTCACCTCCAGGGTCTATGAGGTGACCCGTGCCAGCGCCACACCAGCTTACCGGGTCTCCTCAAGCTACTATGGCAGGCCGGTGACAACCTCCCGGGCATCCGTTGGGCGCTCTTATGCTGGCATGGGCGAGACGCTGGACTTTAGCCTGGCGGACGCCCTCAACCAGGAGTTTCTCACCACACGGACCAATGAGAAGGCCGAGCTGCAGCACCTGAATGATCGTTTTGCCAGCTACATTGAGAAGGTCCGCTTCTTGGAGCAGCAGAACCAGGCGCTAGTGGTGGAGGTGGAGCGCCTGCGAGGCCGTGAGCCCACGCGCATTGCCGACCTGTACGAGGAGGAGATGAGCGAGCTTAGGAGGCAGGTGGAGATCCTGACCAATCAGAGGTCACGCATAGAGGTGGAGCGGGACAACCTGCTCGATGACCTGGATAAACTCAAAATCAG ACTCCAGGAGGAGATTCttcaaaaagaagaagcagaaaacaACCTGGCTGCTTTCAGAGCG GATGTGGACGCTGCCACTCTGgcccgtctggacctggagagACGCATCGAGACGCTGCAGGAGGAAATCGCTTTCTTGAAGAAGATCCATGAAGAG GAGATCCGTGAGCTGCAGGCCCAGATGCAGGAGACTCAAGTCCAGATCCAGATGGACATGTCCAAGCCGGACCTGACGGCAGCACTACGAGACATCAGGGCTCAGTATGAGGGCATTGCTGCCAAGAACATCGCAGAGGCTGAGGAGTGGTACAAGTCCAAG GTGTCTGATCTGAACCAGGCGGTAAGTAAGAACAACGAGGCTCTGAAGCAGGCCCGTCAGGAGACCATGGAGTTCAGACACCAGATCCAGGCCTACACCTGTGAGATCGACTCCCTCAAAGGCACC AATGAGTCTCTGATGAGGCAGATGCGGGACATGGAGGACCGTCATGGACGAGAGGCCGGCAACTACCAGGATAGCATTGCCCGCCTGGAGGCGGAGATCGCCAACATGAAGGACGAGATGGCGCGCCACCTCCGTGAGTACCAGGACCTACTCAATGTCAAGATGGCGCTGGATGTGGAGATCGCCACCTACAGGAAGCTGCTGGAAGGAGAGGAGAGCAG GATTGCCTTGCCTGTGCAAACCTACTCCACGCTGAGTTTCCGAG AGACCAGCCCTGAGCAGCAGCGCTCCTCTGAGATGCATTCAAAGAAGACTGTCCTCATCAAGACCATCGAGACTCGCGATGGAGAG GTTGTCAGCGAGTCCACGCAGCACCAGCAAGACATCATGTAA